A section of the Falco rusticolus isolate bFalRus1 chromosome Z, bFalRus1.pri, whole genome shotgun sequence genome encodes:
- the PLK2 gene encoding serine/threonine-protein kinase PLK2 produces MELLRTIASPPGGGGAKCCEAALGRGAGGESRRKKAEEPSPHQHAHPAAEVSRIITDPTTGKRYCRGKVLGKGGFAKCYEMTDLTTNKVYAAKIIPHSRVAKPHQREKIDKEIELHRMLNHRHVVQFYHYFEDRENIYILLEYCSRRSMAHILKARKVLTEPEVRYYLRQIVSGLKYLHEQEILHRDLKLGNFFINENMELKLGDFGLAARLEPLEHRRRTICGTPNYLSPEVLNKQGHGCESDIWALGCVMYTMLLGRPPFETTNLKETYRCIREARYSLPSSLLAPAKHLIASMLSKNPEDRPSLDEIIQHEFFLQGFTPDRLSASCCHTVPDFHLSSPAKNFFKKAAAALFGGKKDKARYFDTHNRLAKEDEEIYKLRHDLKKTSITQQPHKHRTEEEIQPLITTVVKPGVLPETRQIGDSIRMIVRGTLGSCSSSSECLEDSTMGSVADTVARVLRRCLENMPEADSIPKEQLTASFQWVTKWVDYSNKYGFGYQLSDHTVGVLFNNGAHMSLLPDKKTVHYYAELGQCSVFTATEAPQQFISQVTVLKYFSHYMEENLMDGGDLPSLTDVRRPRLYLLQWLKSDKALMMLFNDGTFQVNFYHDHTKIIICNQSEEYLLTYINEERISTTFHLTTLLVSGCSLELKHRIEYALNMLLQRCN; encoded by the exons atGGAGCTACTGCGGACGATCGCCTCcccgccgggcggcggcggcgccaAGTGCTGCGAGGCGGCGCTGGGCAGAGGGGCCGGCGGCGAGTCGCGGAGGAAGAAGGCGGAGGAGCCCTCGCCGCACCAGCACGCCCACCCCGCCGCCGAGGTCTCCCGGATTATAACCGACCCCACGACGGGGAAGCGCTACTGCCGCGGCAAGGTGCTCGGAAAG GGTGGATTCGCCAAGTGTTATGAGATGACAGATTTGACAACAAATAAAGTTTATGCTGCGAAAATCATTCCTCACAGCAGAGTAGCGAAACCTCATCAAAGGGAAAAG ATTGATAAAGAGATTGAGCTGCACAGAATGCTTAATCATAGACACGTTGTGCAGTTTTACCACTACTTTGAAGACAGAGagaatatttatattcttcTGGAGTACTGCAGTAGAAGG tcaATGGCTCACATCTTAAAAGCAAGGAAGGTATTGACAGAACCAGAAGTACGATACTACCTCAGGCAAATTGTGTCAGGGCTAAAGTATCTTCATGAACAGGAAATCTTGCACCGGGATCTTAAACTAG GTAACTTCTTCATTAATGAGAACATGGAACTAAAACTGGGTGACTTTGGCTTGGCAGCTAGGCTGGAACCCCTGGAGCACAGGAGGAG AACAATATGTGGCACACCAAATTACCTCTCTCCAGAAGTCCTCAACAAacaaggacatggctgtgaatCTGACATCTGGGCCTTAGGCTGTGTAAT GTATACAATGCTATTGGGAAGACCCCCGTTTGAGACCACAAATCTTAAAGAAACATACAGATGTATAAGGGAGGCAAGATACAGCCTGCCTTCATCTCTCTTGGCACCTGCGAAACACTTAATAGCTAGCATGTTGTCAAAAAATCCTGAAGATCGGCCCAGTTTAGATGAAATAATTCAACACGAATTTTTCTTACAG GGCTTTACACCTGATAGGCTGTCTGCTAGCTGTTGTCACACTGTTCCTGATTTCCATTTATCAAGTCCTGCTAAAAACTTCTTCAAAAAAGCCGCTGCTGCTCTCTTTGGTGGTAAAAAGGATAAAGCCAGATACTTTGACACACACA ACAGATTAGctaaagaagatgaagaaatcTACAAGCTCCGGCATGATTTGAAGAAGACATCAATAACCCAGCAGCCccacaaacacagaacagaagag GAGATTCAGCCTCTTATCACAACTGTAGTGAAGCCTGGAGTGTTGCCAGAAACTAGGCAGATTGGAGACTCTATTCGGATGATAGTCAGAGGAACTttgggaagctgcagcagtAGCAGTGAAT GCCTGGAAGACAGTACCATGGGAAGTGTTGCTGATACAGTTGCAAGGGTGTTGAGACGATGTCTGGAGAACATGCCAGAAGCAGACAGCATTCCCAAAGAACAGCTGACAGCATCCTTCCAGTGGGTTACAAAATGGGTGGACTACTCTAACAAGTATGGCTTCGGCTACCAGCTGTCAGATCACACAGTTGGTGTCCTTTTCAACAATGGGGCACATATGAGTCTTCTGCCAGACAAAAA GACAGTTCACTACTATGCTGAGCTAGGGCAGTGCTCTGTCTTCACAGCCACAGAGGCTCCTCAACAATTCATTAGCCAAGTAACTGTACTGAAGTATTTCTCTCATTACATGGAAGAGAACCTCATGGAT GGAGGAGACTTGCCCAGCCTAACAGATGTACGCAGGCCCAGGCTTTACCTCTTACAATGGCTTAAATCCGATAAAGCATTAATGATGCTCTTCAATGATGGCACGTTTCAA GTGAACTTCTATCATGATCACACAAAAATCATCATTTGCAATCAGAGTGAGGAGTATCTTCTTACCTACATCAATGAAGAGAGGATATCCACAACGTTTCATCTGACAACTCTTCTGGTTTCTGGATGCTCACTGGAACTAAAACACAGAATAGAATATGCTCTGAACATGCTGCTGCAGCGATGTAACTGA